The following coding sequences lie in one Oncorhynchus nerka isolate Pitt River linkage group LG14, Oner_Uvic_2.0, whole genome shotgun sequence genomic window:
- the LOC115125326 gene encoding aldehyde dehydrogenase, dimeric NADP-preferring-like isoform X2, which produces MEKQAVQRAREAFLAGRSRPLEFRVQQLKSLQRMITDRQGEIATALKQDINRSQYDTPLFELIGLENEISLAVSKLAQWAAPRPVERNLLTISDQAYIQPEPLGVVLIIGAWNYPWALTLQPLVGAIAAGNAAVVKPSELSVYSASLLKALLPRYLDQELYPVVCGGVSETQELLRQRFDHVFYTGNSTVGKLVMEAAARHLTPVTLELGGKSPCYIDKDVDLRVACRRITWGKFVNCGQTCIAPDYILCEPSIQNRVVEGIRQTLLEFYGPDPKSSPDYGRIINQRHFNRLMTLLEGYTATVGGQSDSSQRYIAPTVVKDVPPQARLMQEEIFGPLLPIVTVSDIDDAIHFINEREKPLALYLFSSNKKVIKRMLAETTSGGVTVNDVIMHYTLNSLPFGGVGQSGTGRYHGKHTFDQFSHHRACLVKSLGMEEVHMVRYPPQNHQKVRRVRLAMRTPLVDFSKGTYIWAVTASIVALGLLVALTVILILAAGVSCTCL; this is translated from the exons ATGGAGAAGCAGGCGGTGCAGAGGGCCAGAGAGGCTTTCCTCGCTGGGAGGTCGCGACCCCTGGAGTTCAGAGTTCAGCAgctcaagtctctccagaggatgatcacagacagacagggagagatcgCCACCGCCCTCAAACAGGACATCAACAGG AGCCAGTACGACACCCCACTGTTTGAGTTGATCGGCCTGGAGAATGAGATCAGCCTGGCTGTGTCGAAGCTGGCCCAGTGGGCTGCTCCTCGGCCTGTAGAGAGGAACCTCCTCACCATCTCAGACCAG GCGTACATCCAGCCGGAGCCCCTGGGAGTGGTCCTCATTATCGGGGCCTGGAACTACCCCTGGGCCCTAACCCTGCAGCCCCTGGTCGGGGCTATCGCTGCAG gCAATGCAGCTGTGGTGAAGCCGTCTGAGCTGAGTGTATACTCAGCTAGTCTCCTCAAAGCTCTGCTCCCACGATATCTGGACCAG GAGCTGTACCCTGTAGTGTGTGGGGGCGTGTCAGAGACTCAGGAGTTGCTGCGTCAGCGTTTCGACCACGTCTTCTACACAGGGAACAGCACTGTGGGTAAACTGGTGATGGAGGCAGCAGCCCGACACCTCACCCCCGTGACCCTGGAGCTAGGGGGGAAGAGCCCCTGTTATATCGATAAGGACGTCGACCTCAGAGTCGCATGCCG GCGTATCACGTGGGGGAAGTTTGTGAACTGTGGTCAGACGTGCATCGCCCCAGACTACATCCTGTGTGAACCCAGCATCCAGAACAGAGTGGTGGAGGGCATCCGGCAGACACTACTG GAGTTTTATGGGCCTGACCCCAAATCCTCCCCTGACTACGGCCGCATCATCAACCAGCGCCACTTCAACCGCTTGATGACTCTACTGGAGGGCTACACGGCAACAGTAGGGGGGCAGAGTGACTCATCACAGCGCTACATTG CCCCCACGGTGGTGAAGGACGTGCCCCCCCAGGCTAGGCTGATGCAGGAGGAGATCTTCGGGCCCCTGTTGCCCATAGTGACCGTCAGCGACATAGATGACGCCATCCACTTCATCAACGAGAGAGAGAAGCCCCTGGCGCTCTACCTCTTCTCCTCCAACAAGAAG GTGATAAAGCGAATGCTGGCTGAGACTACCAGTGGCGGGGTGACAGTCAACGACGTTATTATGCACTACACCCTCAACTCTCTGCCCTTTGGGGGTGTAG GTCAGAGTGGAACAGGAAGGTATCATGGGAAGCACACCTTTGACCAGTTCAGCCATCATCGGGCGTGTCTGGTCAAGTCCCTGGGCATGGAGGAGGTCCACATGGTGCGGTATCCACCCCAGAACCACCAGAAGGTTCGCAGGGTCAGGCTGGCCATGAGGACTCCACTGGTCGACTTTTCCAAGGGCACCTACATCTGGGCCGTCACGGCGTCCATTGTGGCTCTGGGACTCCTGGTCGCCCTGACTGTGATTCTAATACTAGCGGCCGGTGTCAGCTGCACCTGTTTGTGA
- the LOC115125326 gene encoding aldehyde dehydrogenase, dimeric NADP-preferring-like isoform X1 gives MEKQAVQRAREAFLAGRSRPLEFRVQQLKSLQRMITDRQGEIATALKQDINRSQYDTPLFELIGLENEISLAVSKLAQWAAPRPVERNLLTISDQAYIQPEPLGVVLIIGAWNYPWALTLQPLVGAIAAGNAAVVKPSELSVYSASLLKALLPRYLDQELYPVVCGGVSETQELLRQRFDHVFYTGNSTVGKLVMEAAARHLTPVTLELGGKSPCYIDKDVDLRVACRRITWGKFVNCGQTCIAPDYILCEPSIQNRVVEGIRQTLLEFYGPDPKSSPDYGRIINQRHFNRLMTLLEGYTATVGGQSDSSQRYIAPTVVKDVPPQARLMQEEIFGPLLPIVTVSDIDDAIHFINEREKPLALYLFSSNKKVIKRMLAETTSGGVTVNDVIMHYTLNSLPFGGVGQSGTGRYHGKHTFDQFSHHRACLVKSLGMEEVNMVRYPPQNRQKARRVRLAMRTPLVDFSRKTYIWAVTATIFAFGLFVTLTAILLIAGGLNCTCWRLWQIWR, from the exons ATGGAGAAGCAGGCGGTGCAGAGGGCCAGAGAGGCTTTCCTCGCTGGGAGGTCGCGACCCCTGGAGTTCAGAGTTCAGCAgctcaagtctctccagaggatgatcacagacagacagggagagatcgCCACCGCCCTCAAACAGGACATCAACAGG AGCCAGTACGACACCCCACTGTTTGAGTTGATCGGCCTGGAGAATGAGATCAGCCTGGCTGTGTCGAAGCTGGCCCAGTGGGCTGCTCCTCGGCCTGTAGAGAGGAACCTCCTCACCATCTCAGACCAG GCGTACATCCAGCCGGAGCCCCTGGGAGTGGTCCTCATTATCGGGGCCTGGAACTACCCCTGGGCCCTAACCCTGCAGCCCCTGGTCGGGGCTATCGCTGCAG gCAATGCAGCTGTGGTGAAGCCGTCTGAGCTGAGTGTATACTCAGCTAGTCTCCTCAAAGCTCTGCTCCCACGATATCTGGACCAG GAGCTGTACCCTGTAGTGTGTGGGGGCGTGTCAGAGACTCAGGAGTTGCTGCGTCAGCGTTTCGACCACGTCTTCTACACAGGGAACAGCACTGTGGGTAAACTGGTGATGGAGGCAGCAGCCCGACACCTCACCCCCGTGACCCTGGAGCTAGGGGGGAAGAGCCCCTGTTATATCGATAAGGACGTCGACCTCAGAGTCGCATGCCG GCGTATCACGTGGGGGAAGTTTGTGAACTGTGGTCAGACGTGCATCGCCCCAGACTACATCCTGTGTGAACCCAGCATCCAGAACAGAGTGGTGGAGGGCATCCGGCAGACACTACTG GAGTTTTATGGGCCTGACCCCAAATCCTCCCCTGACTACGGCCGCATCATCAACCAGCGCCACTTCAACCGCTTGATGACTCTACTGGAGGGCTACACGGCAACAGTAGGGGGGCAGAGTGACTCATCACAGCGCTACATTG CCCCCACGGTGGTGAAGGACGTGCCCCCCCAGGCTAGGCTGATGCAGGAGGAGATCTTCGGGCCCCTGTTGCCCATAGTGACCGTCAGCGACATAGATGACGCCATCCACTTCATCAACGAGAGAGAGAAGCCCCTGGCGCTCTACCTCTTCTCCTCCAACAAGAAG GTGATAAAGCGAATGCTGGCTGAGACTACCAGTGGCGGGGTGACAGTCAACGACGTTATTATGCACTACACCCTCAACTCTCTGCCCTTTGGGGGTGTAG GTCAGAGTGGAACAGGAAGGTATCATGGGAAGCACACCTTTGACCAATTCAGCCATCATCGGGCGTGTCTGGTCAAGTCCCTGGGCATGGAGGAGGTCAACATGGTGCGGTACCCACCCCAGAACCGCCAGAAGGCTCGCAGGGTCAGGCTGGCCATGAGGACCCCACTGGTCGACTTCTCTAGGAAAACCTACATCTGGGCCGTGACGGCCACCATCTTTGCTTTCGGTCTCTTTGTCACCTTGACTGCCATCCTGCTAATTGCTGGTGGCTTGAACTGCACCTGTTGGAGACTTTGGCAAATCTGGCGCTAG